The following coding sequences lie in one Rhodohalobacter barkolensis genomic window:
- a CDS encoding glycerophosphodiester phosphodiesterase family protein codes for MRHLLVLFTALITISCTMEQSETFDLQGHRGARGLLPENTIPGFLKAVELGVNTVEFDVVVTGDGKLLVSHEPWFNHLFSTKPDGTPVTEEEAMSFNIFEMTYDETQQFDVGKRGNPNFPEQQPMEVTKPLMTDAIRAVEEFAKENNLPPLHYNIETKSRPEWYGEYVPGPDRFARMLYEELNDLDVLDRVIIQSFDPSTLIAFKQLEPNVRLAMLVSQNEPVDIYLNILGFTPDIWSPDYRLLNADNVQEFHSKGMKVIPWTVNSVDQMRSLMEIGVDGFITDYPDSAAVLF; via the coding sequence ATGCGTCATCTTCTCGTTCTTTTTACGGCACTCATTACAATTTCATGCACTATGGAACAGTCTGAAACATTTGACCTGCAGGGACATCGCGGTGCACGCGGCCTGCTTCCCGAAAACACAATTCCCGGTTTTCTGAAAGCCGTTGAACTTGGCGTTAACACAGTCGAATTTGACGTGGTTGTTACCGGTGACGGTAAACTTTTGGTATCTCACGAGCCTTGGTTCAATCATCTTTTCAGTACTAAACCGGATGGTACTCCTGTCACGGAAGAAGAAGCGATGAGTTTCAATATTTTTGAAATGACCTATGATGAAACCCAACAGTTTGATGTGGGTAAACGCGGAAATCCAAACTTTCCGGAACAGCAGCCGATGGAAGTCACCAAACCTCTTATGACAGACGCCATCCGCGCAGTAGAGGAGTTTGCGAAAGAAAATAATTTACCTCCACTTCATTACAATATCGAAACCAAGAGCCGGCCTGAATGGTATGGAGAATATGTACCGGGACCGGATCGATTTGCCCGTATGCTTTATGAAGAGCTGAATGATTTAGATGTGCTGGATAGGGTCATCATTCAATCTTTTGACCCGTCTACACTTATTGCTTTCAAACAACTTGAACCCAATGTAAGACTGGCCATGCTGGTAAGTCAAAATGAGCCGGTTGATATCTACTTAAATATTCTAGGATTTACACCCGATATCTGGAGTCCGGATTACAGGTTGCTCAATGCTGATAATGTTCAGGAGTTTCATTCCAAAGGGATGAAAGTGATTCCATGGACGGTCAACAGTGTAGATCAAATGAGATCGCTAATGGAAATTGGGGTAGATGGTTTTATAACAGATTACCCGGATAGTGCAGCTGTATTATTTTAA